One stretch of Rhodoferax lithotrophicus DNA includes these proteins:
- the mutS gene encoding DNA mismatch repair protein MutS codes for MMTQYLGLKADYPNTLLFYRMGDFYELFYADAEKAARLLNITLTQRGQSAGQPVVMAGVPFHSVDTYLARLIKLGESAAICEQVGDVATAKGPVERKVVRVVTPGTLTDLELLADKTESLLLAVHQGPRNTCGLAWLSVTQGEVMLAECPSDDLNDWVLRIGAGELIYSAGATPAFETRLRSVGTSVCISVRPDWQFDAGLGQRTLLTHLNAASLAAWGAQDRPLAHAAAAALLAYAEHTQGRSLTHIHSVRVQRAGELIDLPQSTRRNLELTQTLRGEDSPTLFSLLDTCMTGMGSRLLKSWLLQPQRKRTEAQQRLSAITVLRNSHTGAPTGLWQALREQLKGSTDVERITARIALRQVRPRELLGLYKTLQKTELLAPVIQGLEAYLTHISEHLQPPAGCADLLTRAIAPEPAALVRDGGVIASGFDAELDELRAIQTNCDSFLLDLEGREKARTGIANLRVQFNRVHGFFIEVSQGQLDKVPDDYRRRQTLKNAERFITPELKAFEDKALSASERALAREKWLYDQVLDALQAHVPPLTRLARALATLDALCALAERSLTLDWCAPQFAKEPCLDIVQGRHPVVQARLAETSSGAFIANDTHLGPKQRMQIITGPNMGGKSTYMRQIAVITLLASMGSYVPAASCRLGPIDAIHTRIGAADDLANAQSTFMLEMLEGAQILHAATPNSLVLMDEIGRGTSTFDGLALASAIATQLHDKTQAYTLFATHYFELTEFPATHHAAINVHVSAAESGRDIVFLHEIQSGPASKSYGIQVARLAGMPAAVLNHARHTLEALEAQASQHQAQVDLFAAPPTTETIATSAVNTALEAINPDDLSPREALEALYRLKKLSNAS; via the coding sequence ATGATGACCCAGTACCTGGGCCTCAAAGCGGACTACCCCAACACCCTGCTGTTTTACCGCATGGGCGATTTTTACGAGCTGTTTTATGCCGATGCCGAAAAAGCCGCCCGCCTGCTCAACATCACCCTGACCCAGCGCGGCCAGAGCGCCGGGCAACCGGTCGTCATGGCGGGTGTGCCGTTTCATTCAGTCGACACCTACCTGGCGCGCCTGATCAAGCTGGGCGAGTCGGCGGCCATTTGTGAACAAGTGGGCGATGTGGCCACCGCCAAAGGCCCGGTAGAACGCAAAGTGGTGCGGGTGGTGACCCCCGGCACCCTGACCGACCTGGAGCTGCTGGCGGACAAAACCGAATCCCTGCTGCTGGCGGTGCACCAGGGCCCGCGCAACACCTGCGGCCTGGCCTGGCTGAGCGTGACCCAAGGTGAAGTGATGTTGGCTGAATGCCCCAGCGACGACCTGAACGACTGGGTGCTGCGTATTGGTGCCGGCGAATTGATCTACAGCGCCGGTGCCACACCAGCGTTTGAAACCCGGCTGCGCTCGGTGGGCACCAGCGTATGCATCAGCGTGCGGCCCGACTGGCAGTTTGATGCCGGACTGGGCCAGCGCACCCTGCTCACCCACCTGAATGCCGCCAGCCTGGCGGCCTGGGGTGCGCAAGACCGGCCACTGGCCCATGCCGCCGCCGCCGCCCTGCTGGCCTATGCCGAGCACACCCAGGGCCGCAGCCTGACCCACATCCACAGCGTGCGGGTGCAGCGTGCCGGTGAACTGATTGACCTGCCACAAAGCACCCGGCGCAACCTGGAGCTGACCCAAACCCTGCGGGGTGAGGATTCGCCCACCCTGTTTTCGCTGTTGGACACCTGCATGACCGGCATGGGCAGCCGCCTGCTCAAGAGCTGGTTGCTGCAACCCCAACGCAAGCGCACTGAAGCCCAACAACGCCTGAGCGCCATTACCGTGCTGCGCAACAGCCATACGGGGGCACCCACCGGACTCTGGCAAGCGCTGCGCGAACAACTCAAGGGCAGTACCGATGTAGAGCGCATCACCGCCCGCATCGCCCTGCGCCAGGTGCGCCCGCGTGAGCTGCTGGGTTTGTACAAGACACTACAAAAAACAGAGCTTCTTGCGCCCGTCATACAAGGGCTAGAGGCCTATTTGACTCACATATCCGAGCATTTGCAGCCCCCTGCAGGCTGTGCCGACCTGTTGACCCGCGCCATTGCGCCCGAACCCGCTGCGCTGGTGCGCGACGGCGGTGTGATCGCCAGCGGTTTTGATGCCGAGCTGGACGAGTTACGCGCCATCCAGACCAACTGCGACAGCTTTTTGCTGGATCTGGAAGGGCGTGAAAAAGCCCGTACCGGCATTGCCAATTTGCGCGTGCAGTTCAACCGAGTGCACGGCTTTTTTATTGAGGTGTCACAAGGCCAGCTCGACAAAGTCCCCGACGACTACCGCCGCCGCCAGACCCTGAAAAATGCCGAGCGCTTCATCACGCCCGAACTCAAAGCCTTTGAGGACAAGGCCTTGAGTGCCTCCGAGCGGGCCCTGGCGCGGGAAAAGTGGCTGTATGACCAGGTGCTGGATGCCCTGCAAGCCCATGTGCCGCCCCTGACCCGCCTGGCCCGCGCCCTGGCCACGCTGGACGCGCTGTGTGCCCTGGCAGAGCGCAGCCTGACGCTGGACTGGTGCGCCCCACAGTTTGCCAAAGAGCCTTGTCTGGACATCGTGCAAGGCCGCCACCCGGTGGTGCAAGCCCGGCTGGCCGAGACCAGCTCGGGGGCCTTTATTGCCAACGACACCCATCTAGGCCCCAAACAGCGCATGCAAATCATCACCGGCCCGAACATGGGGGGTAAATCCACCTACATGCGGCAAATTGCGGTGATCACCCTGCTGGCCAGCATGGGCAGTTACGTGCCCGCAGCCAGTTGCCGCCTTGGCCCCATCGATGCCATCCACACCCGCATTGGTGCCGCCGACGACCTGGCCAACGCGCAATCGACCTTCATGCTGGAAATGCTTGAAGGGGCCCAAATCCTGCACGCCGCCACCCCGAATTCACTGGTGTTGATGGACGAAATTGGCCGGGGCACCAGCACCTTTGACGGCCTGGCCCTGGCCAGCGCGATTGCCACCCAGTTGCACGACAAAACCCAGGCCTACACCTTGTTTGCCACCCACTACTTTGAGTTGACCGAGTTCCCGGCCACCCACCACGCCGCCATCAACGTGCATGTGAGTGCTGCCGAGTCGGGCCGCGATATTGTGTTTTTGCACGAAATCCAGAGCGGCCCGGCCAGCAAGAGCTACGGTATTCAGGTGGCACGGCTGGCGGGTATGCCCGCTGCGGTGCTCAACCACGCCCGCCACACACTCGAAGCGCTGGAGGCGCAAGCCAGCCAGCACCAGGCCCAGGTCGATTTGTTTGCGGCTCCACCCACTACAGAAACCATAGCTACCAGCGCCGTGAATACGGCGCTGGAGGCCATCAACCCTGATGATCTGAGCCCGCGCGAGGCGCTGGAGGCGCTGTACCGGCTCAAGAAACTGAGCAACGCCAGTTGA
- a CDS encoding flagellar brake protein, with amino-acid sequence MNHTIKQDTNPTVERGLTFDDMGLRVGLSLYMRPRDPTLAQVRHQVEYIGALRGKSFLTTLPILHDKGLWMQIGQDFVFHAMEGMHVYAFTSRVLRARNRPFPYVHFSYPEKIEARQVRKSYRVRMHRPVSVDFAGGTPQQALMLNLSMTGALIEAPNQVWQQNEALSFVLPIRMEEVSCELVLHATVRSWEEKGALAHYGVEFDSLAQQDALFLHYFIDHTLAMMTRG; translated from the coding sequence ATGAACCATACCATCAAGCAGGATACAAATCCAACGGTTGAACGCGGATTAACCTTCGACGATATGGGCTTACGGGTTGGATTGTCGCTGTACATGCGGCCACGCGACCCCACCCTGGCGCAGGTGCGCCACCAGGTAGAGTATATTGGTGCGTTAAGGGGGAAGAGCTTCCTAACCACGCTGCCCATCTTGCACGACAAGGGTTTATGGATGCAAATTGGGCAGGATTTTGTTTTTCACGCCATGGAAGGCATGCATGTTTATGCCTTCACCAGTCGGGTACTGCGTGCGCGAAACCGCCCTTTTCCCTATGTGCATTTTTCTTATCCCGAAAAAATTGAGGCGCGCCAGGTGCGCAAGTCTTACCGGGTACGGATGCATCGCCCCGTGAGTGTGGACTTTGCGGGGGGCACACCTCAACAGGCCTTGATGCTGAACCTGAGCATGACCGGTGCCCTGATTGAGGCCCCCAATCAGGTCTGGCAACAAAATGAAGCACTCTCTTTTGTGCTGCCCATCCGCATGGAGGAGGTGAGTTGTGAACTGGTGCTGCACGCCACCGTGCGCAGTTGGGAGGAAAAAGGCGCGTTGGCCCACTACGGTGTGGAGTTCGACAGTCTGGCACAGCAGGATGCCTTGTTTTTGCATTACTTTATAGATCACACCCTTGCAATGATGACTCGGGGTTGA
- a CDS encoding proteasome-type protease gives MTYCVAIKLNAGLVFLSDSRTNAGLDQISTFRKMIVYEKPDDRFMVLLSAGNLSISQSIREILQVEKLKDHEEDAEAITIWNAKSMFDATRVLGSAIRHVYERDAAALKQAGVDFNVSLIFGGQIKGEGMRLFQVYSAGNFIEATPETPYFQVGESKYGKPVLDRVITPNTPLDEAAKCALVSMDSTLKSNLSVGLPLDMVVYEANQFQTDKVVCIDEHNPYFKMMHSSWGVKLREVFDSIEDPTWDDGKTDVPLMQPTGRNLPLKKITSPKEKLI, from the coding sequence ATGACATATTGCGTCGCCATCAAACTCAACGCCGGACTGGTGTTTCTGTCCGACTCTCGTACCAACGCTGGTCTGGATCAAATCAGTACCTTTCGCAAAATGATCGTATACGAGAAGCCTGACGACCGCTTCATGGTGCTGCTTTCTGCGGGCAATCTGAGCATTTCTCAGTCCATTCGTGAAATCCTTCAGGTTGAAAAACTCAAAGACCACGAAGAAGACGCCGAAGCCATCACCATCTGGAATGCCAAAAGCATGTTTGATGCCACGCGCGTACTGGGTTCAGCCATTCGCCATGTATACGAGCGTGATGCTGCGGCACTTAAACAAGCCGGGGTGGACTTCAACGTGTCGCTGATTTTTGGCGGTCAGATCAAGGGGGAAGGCATGCGCCTGTTCCAGGTGTACTCCGCAGGCAACTTCATTGAGGCCACGCCAGAAACCCCTTACTTCCAGGTAGGCGAATCCAAATACGGCAAACCGGTGCTGGACCGCGTGATTACCCCCAACACACCATTGGATGAAGCTGCCAAATGTGCGCTGGTGTCCATGGACTCTACCCTCAAGTCCAACCTGTCCGTCGGTCTGCCGCTGGACATGGTGGTCTACGAGGCCAACCAGTTCCAGACTGACAAGGTGGTGTGTATTGACGAACACAACCCCTATTTCAAGATGATGCACAGCAGCTGGGGCGTGAAACTGCGCGAAGTTTTTGACAGCATTGAAGACCCTACCTGGGACGATGGCAAAACCGATGTACCGCTGATGCAGCCTACCGGCCGGAACCTGCCGCTGAAAAAAATCACCTCACCCAAAGAAAAGCTGATCTGA
- a CDS encoding alpha/beta fold hydrolase, producing MPSHQAPTTHIVFSHANSYGAGTYRVLFAALKARGLVVDAIDKFGHDPRYPVTNNWPHLVQQLVDFTQASVESTGGAPVFLVGHSLGGFLSLMAASQAPKLVRGVLLLDSPIVGGWRATALGLAKRTQLVGSVSPGAVSRKRREHWPDQAAALAHFKSKRAFAKWHPQVLEDYIAHGTHDAEHNGKTQRVLSFKRDIETAIYNTLPSNMEALLSQRPVKCPVAFIGGTQSAEIKQVGMSTTQRITHGRILMLDGSHLFPMERPQTTAATMEAALLNLSKSAF from the coding sequence ATGCCAAGCCACCAAGCCCCAACCACCCACATCGTTTTTTCGCACGCCAACAGCTATGGCGCAGGCACTTACCGCGTGCTTTTTGCCGCCCTCAAGGCCCGTGGGTTGGTGGTTGATGCTATCGACAAATTTGGCCATGACCCGCGTTACCCGGTCACCAACAACTGGCCACATCTGGTGCAGCAATTGGTGGACTTCACACAAGCCAGCGTTGAAAGCACGGGCGGTGCACCGGTGTTCCTGGTAGGCCATTCACTGGGGGGATTCTTGAGTTTGATGGCAGCCAGCCAGGCCCCCAAGTTGGTGCGTGGCGTGCTGCTGCTGGACTCCCCCATTGTGGGTGGCTGGCGTGCCACAGCCCTGGGGCTGGCCAAACGCACCCAACTGGTGGGATCGGTGTCACCCGGCGCGGTCAGCCGCAAGCGGCGCGAACACTGGCCAGACCAAGCCGCCGCCCTGGCACATTTCAAAAGCAAAAGGGCTTTTGCCAAATGGCATCCACAAGTGCTGGAAGACTACATTGCCCATGGCACCCATGATGCCGAGCACAACGGAAAAACCCAACGGGTGTTGAGTTTTAAGCGCGATATTGAAACCGCCATCTACAACACCTTGCCAAGCAATATGGAAGCCTTGCTGAGCCAACGCCCGGTGAAATGCCCGGTAGCCTTCATTGGCGGCACACAATCGGCCGAAATCAAGCAAGTGGGCATGTCCACCACACAACGCATCACACATGGTCGCATTCTGATGCTGGATGGCAGCCACCTGTTTCCCATGGAAAGACCACAAACCACGGCAGCCACCATGGAAGCCGCCCTGCTCAACCTGTCCAAATCAGCTTTCTGA
- a CDS encoding ATP-binding protein: MSSLEQLMLDHSSEMLMLVDPDTLRIVQTNAKVSHALGYSAEQLKGLPITDIESALQDVFYWEDVKNGLDQALDQQEGQYLSASGELLSVSKSIRWLPHNGRSLILVQATLTQDVQKLQDVLAQTLSQLRATLESTGNGILVVDWQGKINGMNRQFGRIWAIPEALLEAQNEQQILDFIAQSVQESVLLGSRLKTIVDAEEMTDTFTHIDGRVFEISSRPQYLDKQIIGRVFSVQDITQRMLDAQALRESRDQLEQRVRARTADLEALNGVLVDEKERLAVLVKELEAAQAQLLQSERMASIGQLAAGVAHEINNPVGYVNSNMGSLQHYVENLLRLLSTYQHIEAELPEAQRAQVMLIKQEIDFEFMRNDIVELLDESLDGLKRVTRIVQDLKNFSHVGESKNQWADLEVGLDSTLRVVWNELKYKAEVVKEYAGIPPVWCYPFQLNQVFMNLLVNASHAIQEKGKITVRTGFDESQVWIQVQDSGQGIPAENLQRIFDPFFTTKPVGKGTGLGLSLSYDIVKKHAGHIDVLSEVGHGTTFTVYLPRKTPEQTAVTP; the protein is encoded by the coding sequence ATGAGCAGTCTGGAGCAACTCATGCTGGATCACAGCTCGGAGATGCTGATGCTGGTGGACCCTGACACCCTGCGAATTGTTCAGACCAATGCCAAGGTCTCACATGCTTTGGGCTATTCAGCCGAGCAATTGAAGGGTTTGCCCATCACCGATATTGAAAGTGCGCTGCAGGATGTGTTTTATTGGGAAGATGTCAAAAACGGCCTAGACCAGGCGCTTGATCAGCAGGAGGGGCAATACCTGAGTGCCTCTGGTGAGCTGTTGAGTGTCAGCAAGTCGATTCGGTGGCTGCCGCACAACGGCCGCTCACTGATTCTGGTGCAGGCCACCTTGACGCAGGATGTGCAGAAATTGCAGGATGTGCTGGCGCAAACGCTGTCGCAGTTGCGTGCCACGCTGGAGTCCACAGGAAACGGCATTCTGGTGGTTGATTGGCAAGGCAAGATCAATGGCATGAATCGGCAGTTCGGCAGAATATGGGCCATACCGGAAGCGTTGCTCGAGGCGCAGAATGAACAGCAAATCCTGGATTTCATCGCCCAGTCGGTGCAGGAGTCCGTTTTGCTGGGCTCACGTCTGAAGACGATTGTGGATGCCGAGGAAATGACGGACACCTTCACCCACATTGATGGGCGTGTGTTTGAAATCAGTTCACGCCCTCAGTATCTGGACAAGCAGATCATTGGGCGCGTGTTCAGTGTTCAGGATATTACGCAGCGTATGCTGGATGCCCAGGCTTTGCGTGAGTCACGTGATCAATTGGAGCAAAGAGTACGGGCGCGAACGGCCGATCTGGAGGCCTTGAACGGTGTCCTGGTGGATGAGAAGGAGCGCCTGGCGGTGCTGGTCAAGGAACTGGAGGCGGCGCAAGCACAGTTGTTGCAGTCCGAGCGGATGGCCTCCATTGGCCAACTGGCGGCCGGGGTGGCACATGAGATCAATAACCCGGTGGGTTATGTCAATTCCAATATGGGATCTTTGCAGCATTATGTGGAGAATTTGCTGCGTTTGTTGTCAACCTATCAGCACATTGAGGCAGAACTGCCAGAGGCGCAGCGGGCTCAGGTGATGCTCATCAAGCAAGAAATTGATTTTGAGTTCATGCGAAATGACATTGTCGAGCTGCTTGATGAATCCTTGGATGGGCTGAAGCGGGTGACCCGTATCGTCCAGGATCTGAAAAACTTCTCTCATGTGGGCGAATCCAAAAATCAGTGGGCCGATCTGGAGGTTGGGTTGGACAGTACCTTGCGTGTGGTCTGGAATGAGCTGAAGTACAAGGCCGAAGTGGTGAAGGAGTATGCCGGCATTCCGCCGGTGTGGTGTTACCCCTTCCAGCTGAATCAGGTGTTCATGAATCTACTGGTGAATGCCTCCCATGCGATTCAGGAGAAAGGCAAGATCACGGTGCGAACCGGGTTTGACGAGAGCCAGGTCTGGATTCAGGTACAAGACAGTGGCCAAGGCATTCCAGCGGAAAACTTGCAGCGGATTTTTGACCCGTTTTTCACGACCAAACCGGTTGGCAAGGGTACGGGGCTGGGTTTATCCCTGTCTTACGACATTGTCAAAAAACATGCTGGCCACATTGATGTGCTCAGTGAGGTGGGCCACGGAACCACGTTCACGGTTTATTTGCCACGTAAAACGCCAGAGCAAACGGCTGTAACGCCGTAA
- a CDS encoding undecaprenyl-diphosphate phosphatase encodes MDIVLLIKAVIMGLVEGLTEFLPISSTGHLILAGALLGFDDDKAKVFDIAIQTGAIFAVILVYWQKIRDTVADLPTEKQAQRFALNVAIAFFPAVILGLAFGKAIKANLFTPVVVASTFIIGGFIILWAERRQEKDPAVARIQDVDAMTAMDALKVGLVQCFAMIPGTSRSGATIIGGMLLGLSRKAATDFSFYLAIPTLIGAGAYSLYKERALLSLADLPLFGVGLVVSFFSAWLCIRWLLRYIASHSFVGFAYYRIAFGLVVLVTAWSGVVTWSA; translated from the coding sequence GTGGATATTGTGTTGTTGATCAAGGCCGTCATCATGGGCCTGGTGGAGGGGTTGACCGAGTTTTTGCCAATTTCGAGTACCGGGCATCTGATTTTGGCCGGGGCCTTGCTGGGGTTTGATGACGACAAAGCCAAGGTGTTTGACATTGCCATCCAGACCGGGGCCATCTTTGCGGTGATTCTGGTGTACTGGCAAAAGATCCGCGACACGGTCGCAGACTTGCCCACTGAAAAGCAGGCACAGCGCTTTGCACTGAATGTGGCGATCGCATTTTTTCCGGCTGTGATTCTGGGGCTGGCGTTTGGCAAAGCCATCAAAGCCAACTTGTTTACCCCGGTGGTGGTTGCCAGCACGTTCATCATCGGTGGTTTCATCATTCTCTGGGCCGAACGTCGCCAGGAAAAAGACCCGGCGGTAGCCCGTATCCAGGACGTGGATGCCATGACCGCCATGGATGCGCTTAAAGTGGGGTTGGTGCAATGTTTTGCCATGATTCCGGGCACCAGCCGCAGCGGGGCGACCATCATTGGTGGCATGTTGCTGGGTTTGAGCCGCAAGGCAGCCACGGATTTTTCTTTTTACCTGGCCATCCCGACGCTGATTGGTGCCGGGGCCTACAGCTTGTACAAAGAGCGTGCTCTGCTGTCCCTGGCGGATTTGCCATTGTTTGGGGTGGGTCTGGTGGTGTCGTTCTTCAGCGCCTGGCTGTGTATCCGCTGGTTGCTGCGCTACATTGCCAGCCACAGTTTTGTCGGCTTTGCCTATTACCGCATTGCGTTTGGCCTGGTGGTGCTGGTCACGGCCTGGAGTGGTGTGGTGACCTGGTCTGCATGA
- a CDS encoding sensor histidine kinase gives MNQTPNVRRCIQAAAFNTAIAVGITVFGEHDFLSNLVYSQCIGLSIWLLIEVGQYKLILDYPSQWRRLFWLVPLCVVTGYLLGTMLAGKLLAHPGFDYWVDQPRKALGFLLVSLAAGGVITYFFFSRLQLASAREAMARTQAQAEAAQRQAAEFQLKLLQSQLEPHMLFNTLANLRALMAHNPEQAQHMLDHMVAYLRATLSSSRTTFHPLQTEFDRLRDYLELMAVRMGPRLSYVLDLPPELTTAPVPALLLQPLVENAIQHGLEPNIEGGSISVHARLEPPSLVLEVQDSGVGLPEGEPTPGFGLTQVRERLVTLYGTHGTIEFIATSACTTCVRVTFPYKKP, from the coding sequence ATGAACCAAACCCCCAACGTCCGGCGATGCATTCAAGCCGCCGCCTTCAATACCGCCATTGCCGTGGGCATTACGGTCTTTGGCGAGCATGACTTCCTCAGCAACCTGGTGTATTCCCAGTGTATTGGGCTAAGCATCTGGCTGCTGATTGAGGTGGGGCAATACAAGCTGATTCTGGACTACCCCAGTCAATGGCGGCGTTTGTTCTGGCTGGTACCCCTTTGTGTGGTGACAGGTTATCTGCTGGGCACCATGCTGGCAGGCAAGTTGCTGGCGCACCCGGGCTTTGACTACTGGGTGGATCAACCGCGCAAAGCACTGGGTTTTTTGCTGGTCAGTCTGGCCGCGGGTGGTGTGATCACCTATTTTTTCTTCAGCCGTCTGCAACTTGCCAGCGCCCGTGAGGCCATGGCCCGCACCCAGGCCCAGGCCGAAGCGGCACAGCGCCAGGCGGCCGAGTTTCAGCTCAAACTGCTGCAAAGCCAGCTGGAACCCCACATGCTGTTCAACACCCTGGCCAATTTACGTGCCCTGATGGCCCACAACCCCGAGCAGGCGCAACACATGCTGGACCACATGGTGGCCTATCTGCGTGCCACCTTGAGTTCATCACGCACCACCTTTCATCCGCTGCAAACCGAATTTGACCGCCTGCGTGACTACCTGGAGCTGATGGCCGTGCGTATGGGACCACGCCTGAGTTACGTGTTGGACCTGCCCCCCGAGCTGACCACTGCGCCCGTGCCTGCCCTGCTGCTGCAACCCCTGGTAGAAAACGCGATCCAGCACGGACTGGAGCCCAACATTGAAGGCGGCAGCATCAGCGTACACGCCCGCCTGGAGCCGCCATCACTGGTGCTGGAGGTACAGGACAGCGGTGTTGGCCTGCCAGAAGGTGAGCCCACACCGGGCTTCGGTTTGACCCAGGTGCGCGAACGTCTGGTCACGCTGTATGGTACTCATGGAACTATTGAATTTATAGCTACCAGCGCATGCACTACCTGCGTGAGAGTCACATTTCCTTATAAAAAGCCATGA
- a CDS encoding LytR/AlgR family response regulator transcription factor has protein sequence MNQPHTPSALIAEDEPLLAAALRQELARAWPELQLLASVGDGQSAVAQALALQPDVLFLDIRMPGLSGLEAAAELMDAWPTTFGSPAFPALVFVTAYDQYALQAFDAQAVDYLLKPVQPERLKKTVSKVQMTLAAQAQAAIHTIANKAPDTSPLESTLAQLRHLLAATSTTPGTANPAIGSGRTVPAPLQHIQASVGSTIHLLPVSEVVYFEAADKYVRVLTSEREVLIRTPLKELLPQLETSFWQIHRSTVVNTHCIDSVTRDEAGKLWLHLRNRPERLAVSRLYAYLFKAM, from the coding sequence ATGAACCAGCCCCATACCCCCAGCGCCTTGATTGCGGAAGACGAGCCACTGCTGGCCGCCGCCCTGCGCCAGGAGCTGGCGCGTGCCTGGCCCGAGCTGCAACTTCTGGCCAGTGTGGGCGACGGCCAGTCTGCCGTGGCACAAGCGCTGGCGCTGCAGCCCGATGTGCTGTTTCTGGACATTCGTATGCCGGGCCTGAGTGGCCTGGAAGCCGCCGCCGAGCTGATGGACGCCTGGCCCACCACCTTCGGCAGCCCGGCGTTCCCGGCCCTGGTATTTGTCACCGCCTATGACCAATACGCCTTGCAGGCCTTTGATGCCCAAGCGGTGGACTATCTGCTCAAGCCGGTGCAACCCGAGCGCTTGAAAAAAACAGTGTCCAAAGTGCAGATGACGCTTGCAGCACAAGCGCAAGCAGCTATTCATACCATAGCAAATAAAGCCCCCGATACCAGCCCACTGGAGTCCACCTTGGCGCAACTGCGGCACTTGCTGGCCGCCACCAGCACCACCCCGGGCACGGCGAACCCGGCCATCGGCTCAGGCCGTACAGTGCCAGCCCCACTCCAGCACATTCAAGCCAGCGTGGGCAGCACCATCCACTTGCTGCCGGTATCCGAAGTGGTGTACTTTGAAGCAGCCGACAAATATGTACGCGTGCTCACCAGTGAGCGCGAAGTGCTGATCCGCACCCCGTTGAAAGAGCTGTTACCCCAGCTGGAGACCAGCTTTTGGCAAATCCACCGCAGCACGGTGGTCAACACCCACTGCATCGACAGCGTGACCCGCGACGAGGCCGGCAAGCTCTGGCTGCACTTGCGCAACCGACCTGAGCGGCTGGCAGTCAGCCGCCTGTATGCCTACTTGTTCAAGGCGATGTAG